Sequence from the Streptomyces sp. NBC_00440 genome:
ACGAGGCGGCGGCCCTAGACGGCGCCGGAGCCTGGCGTACGTTCCGCAGCGTCACCCTGCCGCTGCTGCGTCCGGTGGTGACCGTCGTCCTCGTGCTGGGCTTCATGTCGACGGTGAAGATCCTCGACCTGATCCTCGCACTCACCGGTGGCGGCCCCGCCGACTCCACCCAGACCCTCGGCACGGTCACCTACCAACTCTCCTTCCAGGAACTGGACTTCGGGCAGGGCGCGGTGGTCGGCGACATCCTCATTCTTGTCAGCGCGGTGTTCGCCGTGCTCTATCTGCGGTTCAACCGCGCCAACCTCGGTCAGGGGAAGTGATCGCCATGTCCACCCGCCGACTGCGCCGGGGCGGAAACACCGTCATCGCACTGATCATTCTGGTCATCCTGCTCTTCCCGCTCTACTGGATGCTCAACATCGCCCTCCAGCCGGGCGAGAGCCTGGCATCGACCGACTGGATACCGACGGCGCCCGGCTGGGAGAACTTCCACCGCGCGCTCAGCAGCCAGGGCGGGCCGCTCGGCACCAGCCTGGTGGTCGCGCTCGGCGCCGTGGTGGTGTGTCTGGCGCTCGCCGCACCCGCCGCGTACGGCCTCGCCCAGCTCGGGCCGCGGGGCAGCCGCACCGTTGTCTTCGGCACCCTGATCACGCAGATGGTGCCAGGCATCGTGATCGCCAACGCGCTCTACAGCGCCTACGTCGACCTGGACCTGGTCAATTCGACGTTCGGTCTCGTCCTCGCCGACGCCTCGCTCGGGCTGCCGTTCTCCATCGTGCTGCTGCGGGCCTTCATGGTGTCCATACCGCGGGAGGTCGTAGAGGCGGCGCTGGTCGACGGGGCGAACCGGTTCACCGCGTTCTGGCGCATCGTCCTGCCGATGAGCCGCAACGCCCTGATCACCTCCGGCCTCTTCGCATTCCTCTTCGCCTGGTCGGACTTCATGTTCGCGCTGACCCTCAACACCACCGACGACGTCAAGCCGGTCACGCTCTCCATGTACGAGTACATCGGCGCACACGTCAGCGACTGGGGCGCGGTCATGGCGACGGCGGTCGTATCCGCCGTACCGGCCGCGGTCCTGCTCGTGGTGGCCCAGAAGTACGTCGCGGCCGGGATCACCGGCGGCTCCGTCAAATAGCTCCGCATGCACTGCGGAACCGGCCGGCTTCACCGAACAGACCCGGAAGGGCCTCGGAGCGATGAGCACTGCCGGTCCGGACACCTCGCACCCGAGCAGGAGAACCGATGAAGTTCACCGACGGCTACTGGCTCATGCGCCCCGGCGTCAGTGCCCACCACGCGGTCTCCGTGGCGGACGCCGTCGTCACGGACGACCGGTTGACGCTGTACGCGCCGGTGAGCCGGGTCACGAAGCGTGGCGACACCCTCAACGGGCCGCTGCTGACGGTGGATTGCTGGTCGCCCGCCGAAGGCGTGATCGGCGTCCGTACCACCCACCACGGCGGACGGGCC
This genomic interval carries:
- a CDS encoding carbohydrate ABC transporter permease, encoding MSTRRLRRGGNTVIALIILVILLFPLYWMLNIALQPGESLASTDWIPTAPGWENFHRALSSQGGPLGTSLVVALGAVVVCLALAAPAAYGLAQLGPRGSRTVVFGTLITQMVPGIVIANALYSAYVDLDLVNSTFGLVLADASLGLPFSIVLLRAFMVSIPREVVEAALVDGANRFTAFWRIVLPMSRNALITSGLFAFLFAWSDFMFALTLNTTDDVKPVTLSMYEYIGAHVSDWGAVMATAVVSAVPAAVLLVVAQKYVAAGITGGSVK